One genomic window of Centroberyx gerrardi isolate f3 chromosome 15, fCenGer3.hap1.cur.20231027, whole genome shotgun sequence includes the following:
- the ctu2 gene encoding cytoplasmic tRNA 2-thiolation protein 2 isoform X2: MCQVDEDYHGQLDRPEVPSVSNKCVKCKEATAALVIRAGDAFCSGCFKEYFIHKFRAMLGKNRIIFPGEKVLLAVSGGPSSCSMLNQVQEGLSQSAHKKLRFIPGIVYVDEGGAVGQSMEERQRTVAELQSVFKATGYPYHITSLEQVLHLPSSVLEAASSSPERPADTYKAAVDHFIQTSHSHCVSPEEQPDLSGLSIQESHTQSLQQLFGSVKTLTAKEDLLHTLRQHLLVHTARTGGYSKLMLGDNCTRLAVKLLASISLGRGAQLAVDTGFSDPRYGDIITVRPMRDYSAKEISFYNHMYKVPSVFIPSLDTKTTDKASIQRLTESFVTKLQADFPSTVSTIYRTSEKLQTACPPQSSSAADRCDKCLLCLCALDTNVVEKASAFQATLISEQLSLRGAPGAANTGIPTLIPGVPGSTAAPGQCCSSGAGEGCGTTGGGRGCCSSVKAPETKELKSLLCYSCQLTIKDMSSVEVLPQYILSEAQRRNRRSQMREEISEFLLDEDCEGEERE; the protein is encoded by the exons TGTTTCCAATAAATGTGTCAAATGTAAAGAGGCCACAGCAGCTCTGGTCATCAGGGCAGGAGATGCATTCTGCAG TGGCTGCTTCAAAGAATACTTTATTCACAAGTTCAGGGCCATGCTGGGCAAAAATAGGATCATTTTTCCTGGTGAGAAG GTGCTGCTGGCTGTATCCGGAGgtccttcctcctgctccatGCTCAATCAAGTCCAAGAG GGTTTGAGTCAAAGTGCTCACAAGAAGTTGAGATTCATACCTGGGATTGTCTACGTTGATG AGGGTGGCGCTGTAGGTCAGTCTATGGAGGAGAGACAAAGGACAGTGGCTGAACTGCAGTCTGTGTTTAAAGCCACTGGCTACCCCTACCACATCACATCTCTGGAACAG GTCCTTCACCTTCCTAGTTCAGTCCTGGAAGCGGCCTCCTCATCCCCGGAGCGACCAGCCGACACCTACAAAGCCGCTGTCGATCACTTCATTCAGACCAGCCATAGCCACTGTGTCAGCCCAGAGGAGCAGCCCGACCTATCAGGGCTCAGCATCCAGGAGTCCCACACACAATCACTGCAGCAACTGTTTGGCTCTGTGAAGACACTGACGGCCAAAGAGGACCTACTGCACACATTAAG ACAGCATCTGCTGGTCCATACAGCTCGTACTGGAGGCTACAGTAAACTGATGCTAGGAGACAACTGTACCAGACTTGCTGTCAAACTACTTGCTAGTATATCACTGGGCAGAGGAGCACAGCTGGCTGTAGACACG GGTTTCTCAGACCCCAGGTATGGCGACATAATAACAGTGAGGCCGATGAGGGACTACTCTGCTAAAGAAATCTCTTTCTACAACCACATGTACAAAGTGCCGTCTGTCTTCATACCCAGCTTGGATACTAAG ACAACAGACAAGGCCAGTATCCAGCGTCTTACAGAGAGCTTTGTCACTAAACTCCAGGCTGACTTTCCCTCGACTGTCAGCACCATCTACAG GACCAGTGAGAAGCTCCAGACAGCATGTCCCCCTCAGAGCTCCTCTGCTGCTGACCGCTGTGATAAGTGcctgctctgtttgtgtgcCTTGGATACTAATGTTG TAGAGAAAGCCTCAGCTTTCCAGGCCACACTGATCTCAGAGCAGCTTTCGCTAAGAGGAGCTCCAGGAGCAGCCAACACTGGGATCCCAACACTGATCCCAG GGGTCCCAGGGTCGACTGCTGCCCCTGGACAGTGCTGTTCCTCTGGGGCAGGTGAGGGCTGTGGGACAacaggaggtggaagaggtTGCTGTTCTTCTGTCAA GGCTCCAGAGACCAAGGAGCTGAAGAGCCTGTTGTGTTACAGCTGTCAGCTGACCATCAAAGACATG TCCTCAGTGGAGGTTCTCCCTCAGTACATCTTGTCAGAGGCccagaggaggaacaggag gtctcagatgagagaggagatcaGCGAGTTCCTGCTGGATGAAGATTgcgaaggggaagagagggaatag
- the ctu2 gene encoding cytoplasmic tRNA 2-thiolation protein 2 isoform X1: MCQVDEDYHGQLDRPEVPSVSNKCVKCKEATAALVIRAGDAFCSGCFKEYFIHKFRAMLGKNRIIFPGEKVLLAVSGGPSSCSMLNQVQEGLSQSAHKKLRFIPGIVYVDEGGAVGQSMEERQRTVAELQSVFKATGYPYHITSLEQVLHLPSSVLEAASSSPERPADTYKAAVDHFIQTSHSHCVSPEEQPDLSGLSIQESHTQSLQQLFGSVKTLTAKEDLLHTLRQHLLVHTARTGGYSKLMLGDNCTRLAVKLLASISLGRGAQLAVDTGFSDPRYGDIITVRPMRDYSAKEISFYNHMYKVPSVFIPSLDTKTTDKASIQRLTESFVTKLQADFPSTVSTIYRTSEKLQTACPPQSSSAADRCDKCLLCLCALDTNVVEKASAFQATLISEQLSLRGAPGAANTGIPTLIPVPGVPGSTAAPGQCCSSGAGEGCGTTGGGRGCCSSVKAPETKELKSLLCYSCQLTIKDMSSVEVLPQYILSEAQRRNRRSQMREEISEFLLDEDCEGEERE, encoded by the exons TGTTTCCAATAAATGTGTCAAATGTAAAGAGGCCACAGCAGCTCTGGTCATCAGGGCAGGAGATGCATTCTGCAG TGGCTGCTTCAAAGAATACTTTATTCACAAGTTCAGGGCCATGCTGGGCAAAAATAGGATCATTTTTCCTGGTGAGAAG GTGCTGCTGGCTGTATCCGGAGgtccttcctcctgctccatGCTCAATCAAGTCCAAGAG GGTTTGAGTCAAAGTGCTCACAAGAAGTTGAGATTCATACCTGGGATTGTCTACGTTGATG AGGGTGGCGCTGTAGGTCAGTCTATGGAGGAGAGACAAAGGACAGTGGCTGAACTGCAGTCTGTGTTTAAAGCCACTGGCTACCCCTACCACATCACATCTCTGGAACAG GTCCTTCACCTTCCTAGTTCAGTCCTGGAAGCGGCCTCCTCATCCCCGGAGCGACCAGCCGACACCTACAAAGCCGCTGTCGATCACTTCATTCAGACCAGCCATAGCCACTGTGTCAGCCCAGAGGAGCAGCCCGACCTATCAGGGCTCAGCATCCAGGAGTCCCACACACAATCACTGCAGCAACTGTTTGGCTCTGTGAAGACACTGACGGCCAAAGAGGACCTACTGCACACATTAAG ACAGCATCTGCTGGTCCATACAGCTCGTACTGGAGGCTACAGTAAACTGATGCTAGGAGACAACTGTACCAGACTTGCTGTCAAACTACTTGCTAGTATATCACTGGGCAGAGGAGCACAGCTGGCTGTAGACACG GGTTTCTCAGACCCCAGGTATGGCGACATAATAACAGTGAGGCCGATGAGGGACTACTCTGCTAAAGAAATCTCTTTCTACAACCACATGTACAAAGTGCCGTCTGTCTTCATACCCAGCTTGGATACTAAG ACAACAGACAAGGCCAGTATCCAGCGTCTTACAGAGAGCTTTGTCACTAAACTCCAGGCTGACTTTCCCTCGACTGTCAGCACCATCTACAG GACCAGTGAGAAGCTCCAGACAGCATGTCCCCCTCAGAGCTCCTCTGCTGCTGACCGCTGTGATAAGTGcctgctctgtttgtgtgcCTTGGATACTAATGTTG TAGAGAAAGCCTCAGCTTTCCAGGCCACACTGATCTCAGAGCAGCTTTCGCTAAGAGGAGCTCCAGGAGCAGCCAACACTGGGATCCCAACACTGATCCCAG TTCCAGGGGTCCCAGGGTCGACTGCTGCCCCTGGACAGTGCTGTTCCTCTGGGGCAGGTGAGGGCTGTGGGACAacaggaggtggaagaggtTGCTGTTCTTCTGTCAA GGCTCCAGAGACCAAGGAGCTGAAGAGCCTGTTGTGTTACAGCTGTCAGCTGACCATCAAAGACATG TCCTCAGTGGAGGTTCTCCCTCAGTACATCTTGTCAGAGGCccagaggaggaacaggag gtctcagatgagagaggagatcaGCGAGTTCCTGCTGGATGAAGATTgcgaaggggaagagagggaatag